CTTCCCAGCATCGCCGATGCACCTCTGCCATCCTCTCCACCGGGTTGCAGATGCCTGTGCAGTTCCAGTCGAAGGACGCCGCGCATGGGTTTCCGGCCTGCGCTTTCCATTCGCAGTCTGCAAGATCATCAGAGATGCATGAAACATGTGCAGGGTATATCAAGACACTAAGATTTATGTGAGGTACCATACTGTAACCTGAACAATGACCTGAATAGTTTTTGCAAACATATGGCAGGTAAAAAGATGCTTGATACTCTGTGTCCATTCCATGAACTAAAGTCTAAAGATACCATTTCGGTGCATCTGAGAATATGCTATAGTGATTGGGTAGTGACTGGCCATACATTAATTTCCAAAGACAATGTGCTCGAGAAAATTCCCAAAGACAATGAATAGTACCAACCACAGCAGCACTGAACATGAAAAAGATAGAACCATGCCAACTAAGAGAATGACAGACAAAAAGCTTATGGCTGAGAAGGTCAACATAGAGTACACTAGCAAACAGTTGTCCACATGGCACTATATTTCGAGTTTGTTGAAAAGTAATCATCTACATCTACTGCTCAATGTTGGTAGTGTTCAAATGAATGAAATTCAATTTCAGTCTCCACTATCGCCCGAGGTGGATGCCTAGAGCGCCTATGCATTGCTTAGGGGCTAGGCGCTACCATCCAGTCCATCCCACCAAGCTGTCTCGCCTGCCTAATCGCCCAATTAGGTGCTAGGCGGTGGTctggctgctgcctgctgcctgctgcctaGGGGCAGTGACAAATGATCAAGGGTCTTGTATTGTTGAGATTGTTGTTGAACACCAATTTATCAGCTATGACCATATTTTGAGAATGGGGCCATTGCTGGTAAGCAGAGGACAGTGCTGGTAAGCTGAGGACAGAAAGTTGGAGAAAGCAACTTTTGACTAGTGAAGATGGATGCTAGCCAGTGGTGTAGTTGTTACGCATTCATATCATCCTTTTCTACTAGAAACTTCAAAAAATTGCTCAGCTAATTAGTGCAGTAAAGCAACTAACTCCCAGCTTAAGCAAAGTCATGCTAATATCCCAATGATCATGCAATAATTAACTAGATGCGGCAGGAGTAAATACCCAAGAAGCATGAAATTTTTTTAGTGTAAAAATGCAGGCGCCAACCTGGGGGAGTACCACAGCAAAGGCTTCTCTCATCAACATGCTCGACTTCCAACCCAATCAACCAAGAGCCAAATGATACATCTTCATTTGAATACTTGTGCAAGATATGCCTGAAAGGTGGTgtcagacaaaaaaaaaatgaattaaaCAGACAGCTAATCTGGTATATAGTATTGCACACCATCATTACAACTCACCGGTTTGCTGATATGTAAGTAGCTAAATCCCTGGTAACAGCATAAAGCTGCCTTGTTGCATGCCTAAAATAGTTGTTACCCTCAGTCCCAAACTTCCAATGATCTGGCTCATAATACTTGGAGTCACTGTTAACATAAACAGGCACTTTGTTATGCCATTTCTGAGGACAAATCTTGGTAAGATGAACCTATCTGTAGGGAGTAACTGGTAAGTAATGTCCTTATGAGTAAATGTGAAAGTGTAATCTTGATTGTTCAATCACTTTGGAGATGAACTATGTTATGTAAAAAAGAAAGTCTGGAATTATGGAACACTACTTTTTCGCAACAACAGGTCCGGATTTCATGCAGCCAATGTACACCCGAGGTTTCATCCTGTGTCGTGCCAAAATCAATCTGGTGATACCTGTATTGAAAGAATCCCTTCAATCTCAGTTTAGTGCACTGGTGCTACAGCAGATTGATAAAAATTGAAAGGTCCTCATGTTGGCATACCAATGTTGACATGAACATTATCATCAACTTTTACATAGAAATCAGCATCCCACGTGGTAAGAGCAGTTGAAAGGAACATCTGAATCTTCATAGGTAGCCCTCCATAGCCTTCCACATGATTCTGCAAAGGATTATCAATGTTGCAAACACATCAATGGTGAGGGTCATGGATTAaaaacaaaagaagaagaagaaagcttGACACTTCGCGTCAAAAAAAAGTTTGACACTAATCAAACATACAAGTCTCAAAATATCATTGTATTCTTTATCTTCTGCATCAATTGCACGGTCCAAGTCATTGTCAGGATTTGGATTTTCACTGCAAGAAGGAATCCCCAAATTTCAGGAATATACCACGAATAAGATTGTGTCATTGTTTGCTTTAAAACCCAACTCTAATTCTCTAAACAAGGTCAATACCTGCGTCCAATGACAAAACGGATAACAGCACCCTTCTCTTCCAGTCTTCGTAGCTGATCACCTACAAAATGTTCAACATTTTACATGAAACAAAGGCTCCACGGGACAAAAATTAAGAAAAGGACATCTACCTTGTGGCATCCATGTCTGCCTTATCGAGTCTCTCCGCTTGCGGTTAGCAAAAGTGGTGAAAACACCCATAACAAAAGACATCCTATGCCGCATGCTTCCCTGGTCGCCCTCCGAATCACTCGGTGACATGCCCTGGCTCATCGCCTGGGCAGCTCTAGCAGCAGCCAGGCGCATCTCAATGTCCGATATCGTCTTATCCAAAGCCCTACAGTTGAAACATCAAAACAACATAACAATTCCATGCTTGGTTCAGATAAATTCAGAACTGGGGAAGTTTATTTCAGAGAAACTGAAGAGTCTGTGGCACTACATGATGACTTCGCGAGTCTGTGACACTTGGTTCAGCGCGGCCCTGGAGTGGTCGGAGCTTGCCTGGAAAATTGGACACCGGATGTCAATGCGCATCCACGGGAAGATGaaagggtgaggagaagaaatctgaagaaaatatGCATTACCTTGTCAGGGCAACCGGGATGCTCAGGAACTGGCCAGTACCTGGAGAAAAAAGCACACCAATGTAGACCAATTAACACCATTTCCGGCCTCGAAATCGACGAGCATTGTCTCAATCAGCAGCGAAGAGGACGGATTGGTGAACGCAAGACCAGAGTAGCGAGGAACTGGAGGCGCGCGGGGACTCCGTCTGAAAGGACGGCGGATTTGGGGGGGCGTGGGCGAGCTGACCTGTTGACGACGCAGACGCCGAGGAGGAAGCAGGCGGCGCAGAGCGCGGCCACCCACCGCGTGGgcacgcgcgccggcggcgccttgTGCggcctcagcgccgccgccgccatcatggCGCCCGCCTGCGCTTGGCCACCTCGGATGCCTCGTTCgaatgggggggggggagcgagAGGGCGAGCGAGAGGGAAAGGGAAGGGCCGTGTGCCCGTGTCCGCGTTGTGAGAGGCTGACTGGCtgagagcttttttttttttgagaaaggcTGACTGGCTGAGAGCTCTGGCtctgctgcttgctgctgcaATGCTGCCAACGCAGGCCGCCTGAGTGCTCCGTGGACTCGGTCCATGCTTTTATACCCTGCCTTTTTTTAGCCTGTTTGCTGCCTTTTTCTGGGCGAGTCACTGTAGCAGATGATTCAATAGTGTTTTGTGAGATGATGTGGTACTGTAGCGGCTAGTTACTGTAGCGACTAGCAGATGTACGGTTCAGGTACGTACAATACGgtaatgctacagtaccgcCATCCGAACACGGCGTTTGTCTCTGTGAATTTTGCTTCCTTTCACCATTATCTTTTGCAGTGCCTTTGGGAGTGTCATCATACTATGCGACATTAGGGGGtgttaaataaaaaatactgATAACTTTATTTCAGAAAAATAGTGATAAAAATGGTTCACTGACTATTTTTAATAATTTGACGGCTCATAATCACTATCCCGGTGCTAAAAAACGTGATGaatttattttagaaaaaatagaGATAAGAAAGGTTTAGTACTTGTTCAATGATAACTTTTCGAATGTGTGGTATGCTAAGTTCTTTTAAGTTCGCCGACCATTTCTAATAGTCTGATGGCTCATAAATCATAATCACTATCCTCCATACAACTATACTCAAAGATGTGTTTGATTACGTGTTGCGGACTGCGGCTTTTGGATACAATTATGAAATTGCAACATTTGaataagaggtggcatgaactTTCTTTTCTCAAGATGCTTATTGCATTTCCTACCTGTACATCTTTCATCTCAGTCTCcgatttgcctttttttttacttttttttcttttaccctTGTCTAACAGATACTGCTTTTAATGCCAACTTGCTAAGCCACACAAGCAAAGCAATAGAAACCCCGCAAGTTAGCCAGCACTGGTTCAACCGGCACGGTGGTACCTTGTCTTTTCCTTGCAGAAACGAAATTTTCcctggccatgtttggttgagACTACgaaattttttcacaaaaagacgaatgtatgtatggagtactaaacgaagtttatttgcgaaactttttcacggatggatataacttttcgagacgaatctaatgacagtaattaatctatgatttgctacagtgatactacatgaatcatcctctaatcgtacggtcaaatacctcattagattggtCTTGCGAATTTACTAGGAGTCATGcatgtggttttgtaattaaactttatttaatactataaattAGTGGTAAAAAGTGCAAAAAGttttcgcaaaaaaattttcagcccaaaccaaacACGGGACTTGCCATGGACCAGGTCCCACAACAACTCTCGCGTTCTGCAAGCAGACAGGGGGCATTAACTAGCGCAGTAGCCTACGCGGAGCACGAAGCGGGCACGTCCTCTgtgggctggctggctggacCCGGTGTTGGAAGACCTATGTGCGGCGACTCACCACCGACTCCGCAAAGTGCCAGGAGGGACGAGGCCGCAAGCTGCCAGCGCTGGGTGTTGGTGGTCCACCGTCCACGGGTGGTGCCGTGGCGGAAGGTTCGCCGGTTGCTTGCTTGCCCTCGCCAAAAATAagtaaaataaaaagaaaaaacgtCGTCGCCGTCGTACCGCGAATTCGCGCGGGGCAAGCCCAACCAGCGCCGTGCGCCGTGCACCGTGCACCGGCATACGGCCAGTAGTGTAAAGGTTCCTTTTTTGCGGGCCCACTGTCATTGATGGGCTGTTTGCTAGTGCACCTGAGGCTTTTCGGTAAAAAGATACAGAGCATTATTGATAAGGGAATgtcctttcaaaaaaatatattgatAAGGGAATGTACTAGGTAGGATCAGCTGGGGAGGAACTTGTTGACTACGCTGGTAAAAGtgtgttttttatttattcgaACCGAGATGATTCATGAGGTGCCCAACCACATTATCTATTTACAATGTCGACTTCGTCTAAAAGGAAAGAGTTAATTCCCtaaatgccatcaaaattttagccaatcccttcaatgccatcaaaatttagacCATCCCTTGAATGCCACTAAAATTTTACTCCAATGCCTTCAGTGCCATTCCATCACAGTTCTGTGAAGTTTCAgtcgctgacaggtgggccccacttCTTACATCTCCGTTATCCCCCATCCAGGccgacgcgcgcgccgcgcgccgcgcgccgcgcccctccgcccgccgcccgcccgcgcagCACCTCGCCTCCGCCCGACGCCCAGCGCCATGGCCGTGCGCGCAGCGCCTTCCTTTTTACCCCGGCGGCgtggcccctgctcctcctccccaaCAGCGCCTCCGCTCGCTCTgccccgccgcgccatggcccctgctcctcctccctccctccccccggcgcgccgcgccgctccgccatggacgcgcgccggaggaggagggcaaCACGCCGCGCGTCGTgtggcctccgcccgccgcagc
The Panicum virgatum strain AP13 chromosome 6N, P.virgatum_v5, whole genome shotgun sequence genome window above contains:
- the LOC120679450 gene encoding beta-1,6-galactosyltransferase GALT31A-like, whose protein sequence is MMAAAALRPHKAPPARVPTRWVAALCAACFLLGVCVVNRYWPVPEHPGCPDKASSDHSRAALNQVSQTREVIMALDKTISDIEMRLAAARAAQAMSQGMSPSDSEGDQGSMRHRMSFVMGVFTTFANRKRRDSIRQTWMPQGDQLRRLEEKGAVIRFVIGRSENPNPDNDLDRAIDAEDKEYNDILRLNHVEGYGGLPMKIQMFLSTALTTWDADFYVKVDDNVHVNIGITRLILARHRMKPRVYIGCMKSGPVVAKNDSKYYEPDHWKFGTEGNNYFRHATRQLYAVTRDLATYISANRHILHKYSNEDVSFGSWLIGLEVEHVDERSLCCGTPPDCEWKAQAGNPCAASFDWNCTGICNPVERMAEVHRRCWEGRGAEGHAQF